The proteins below come from a single Oryzias latipes chromosome 14, ASM223467v1 genomic window:
- the LOC101169478 gene encoding rho GTPase-activating protein 35 produces MMAKKQDARSPIYNLVVVGLSGTEKEKGQCGVGKSCLCNRFVRPSADDFYLDHTSVLSTSDFGGRVVNNDHFLFWGEVSRVLEEGPECRMHVVEQTEFIDDQTFQPHRSTAMQPYIKRAAATKLASAEKLMYFCTDQLGLEQDFEQKQMPEGKLQVDGFLLCVDVSRGMNRNFDDQLKFVTNLYGQLSKTKKPIVLVLTKCDEGVERYIKDAHTFAITKKSLPVVETSARSNINVDLAFLTLAQLIDKSRGKPKIIPYFEALKLQSQQIASAKDRYEWLINRIVKNHNESWLNTSRRMNNSPEYKEYVFLEGTAKCKKLFQQHVYRLKQEHIERRRKIYLSTLPLALSSLVPDLDEIDQLSWSGVQKVLESKQHFAHWFVVLEDSPWEDTSHIDNMEDERIPSDLLETAEAEDIFNSHLEHLRNECRRAEIRQEFKQKLSSSPFVTPGKPWEEARSFIMNEEFYQWLEETEYLDLYNRHQKDIIDRAKEDFQELLLEYSELFYELEVDAKPSKEKMGAIQEVLGEEQRFKALQKLPAERDALVLKHIHFVYHPTKETCPSSPHCGDSKIEQLLATRFPTCYPFFDVKAHIGDTKADRINLVILGKDGLAREFANEIRTLCTNDDWYVLDGKMYELTLRPIEGNVRLPVNSFHTPTFTPHGCLCLYNSKESLSYVVESLERLRESTLGRRDSQLAQLPTFLLLVTKRGVGSYVDIGGDTALNLITQGQQCARRLQCSFLDPASPGMGYGHNINENQINQVLRGLLDIRRSTTFSSSSPPLLTEPPGVRDPSHHPAQEPDLRIVMCIMCGDPYDNEQLLSPFLTHQHCRPMSNSGTSVLLEQTVGGHKLAIELSLLSYHASFSLRKSRLVHGYIAVYSVCRKASLETLCAFLCEVQDIIPIQLLAVGDSQAELSDSDYACEQLIQGEELAHEIEARFNTLICGSGGVVGGLHRIEMFHPFFTEVMEKRNIVEATHMYDNVAEACTYENVYSPRCSSPSPVTMFMDSEDDVDPSPPYYDGTLSSHGGGYNLPDLDSSDISVISDIRDFENKLNNKMPPQVRTKPGVTFDFRKVSRSPYIDTLGHRRSLPSAVTWVPGGDVGYDPSDYAEPIDAVCKPRPSNEEIIYSVPHDSTQGKIITIRNSNRMHSNGNGSDSEADNSSLERRRKFSAIGVKPRLYRDRSKRLGKFSSFRTSFIGSDDEMGALPKCKEDDFGTLKSDSLVNEESEDPKKRNILKSLRRTAKKTRPKPRPAIPKPIESCYFGVPLANVVSPDRPIPLFIEKCVRFIETTGLNTEGLYRVSGNKSEMESMQRQFEQDHGLDLVEKDFSINTVAGALKSFCSELPEPLVPCALQVELLDAFKINDREQRLYTMKDVLRKFPKENYDLFRYVVSHLNKVSQLSRLNLMTSENLSICFWPTLMRPDFTTMDALTATRTYQTIIETFIHQCAFFFYNQPLIDSPTGLGGLPASPTTTLSGGSAYSCYRSSPPHTAAHFSPLQQSPTTTPQSPLQSLLPPLHQHPHSHHSPAEQETL; encoded by the exons ATGATGGCGAAAAAGCAAGATGCTCGATCGCCCATTTACAACCTTGTTGTGGTGGGTTTGTCAGGAACAGAGAAGGAAAAGGGGCAGTGTGGGGTTGGCAAATCCTGTCTGTGTAATAGGTTTGTCCGGCCGAGTGCAGATGATTTCTACCTGGACCACACGTCGGTGCTGAGCACCAGTGACTTTGGAGGCAGAGTGGTTAATAATGACCACTTTCTGTTTTGGGGGGAAGTTTCCCGTGTCCTGGAGGAAGGGCCCGAGTGCAGGATGCATGTTGTGGAACAAACTGAGTTTATTGATGACCAGACATTTCAGCCTCACCGTAGCACTGCTATGCAGCCCTATATCAAACGAGCAGCTGCAACCAAGCTGGCTTCAGCAGAGAAGCTCATGTACTTCTGTACAGACCAGCTGGGGCTGGAGCAGGACTTTGAGCAGAAGCAAATGCCAGAAGGCAAGTTGCAGGTCGATGGCTTCCTGCTTTGTGTTGACGTGAGCCGGGGCATGAACCGTAACTTTGACGATCAGCTGAAATTTGTCACAAATCTGTATGGTCAACTTAGCAAAACTAAGAAGCCGATCGTCCTGGTCCTTACCAAATGTGATGAAGGAGTGGAACGCTACATCAAAGATGCACACACCTTTGCTATCACGAAGAAAAGTCTGCCGGTAGTTGAGACATCTGCTCGCTCAAACATAAATGTTGACCTCGCCTTCCTCACTTTGGCTCAGCTCATTGATAAAAGCAGGGGAAAGCCGAAGATCATTCCCTATTTCGAAGCCTTGAAGCTCCAGAGTCAGCAGATAGCTTCCGCCAAGGATCGCTATGAATGGTTAATTAACCGTATTGTAAAAAATCACAATGAAAGCTGGTTAAATACAAGTCGGCGTATGAACAATTCCCCAGAGTACAAGGAATATGTCTTTTTGGAGGGAACAGCTAAGtgcaaaaagctttttcagcagcatGTGTACCGTCTGAAGCAGGAGCACATTGAGAGGCGTCGCAAAATATACTTGAGCACTCTTCCCCTAGCACTTAGTTCTTTGGTGCCAGATCTAGATGAGATAGATCAACTAAGCTGGTCTGGGGTGCAAAAAGTGTTGGAGTCAAAACAACACTTTGCCCACTGGTTTGTTGTTTTGGAAGATTCGCCGTGGGAGGACACGTCTCACATCGACAACATGGAAGATGAGCGGATCCCCTCAGACCTACTGGAAACCGCCGAAGCAGAGGATATATTCAATTCCCACCTGGAACATTTGCGAAATGAGTGCAGGCGGGCAGAGATAAGGcaagagttcaaacagaaattATCCTCCTCACCCTTTGTCACTCCGGGTAAGCCCTGGGAGGAGGCTCGCAGTTTTATCATGAACGAAGAGTTCTATCAATGGCTTGAGGAGACCGAGTATTTAGACCTTTACAATCGCCATCAGAAAGACATCATTGACCGAGCTAAAGAAGACTTCCAAGAACTTTTGCTCGAATACTCTGAGcttttttatgaacttgaagTGGATGCCAAGCCAAGTAAGGAGAAAATGGGTGCAATTCAGGAGGTTTTGGGGGAGGAACAGAGATTCAAGGCGCTACAGAAGCTTCCTGCTGAAAGAGATGCCCTCGTGTTGAAGCATATCCACTTTGTCTATCATCCCACCAAGGAAACGTGCCCCAGCAGTCCTCACTGTGGAGACTCCAAGATCGAGCAGCTTCTCGCCACACGTTTCCCCACGTGTTATCCCTTTTTTGATGTTAAAGCTCACATTGGGGACACTAAGGCTGACAGAATTAACCTCGTCATACTTGGAAAAGATGGACTGGCGAGAGAATTTGCCAATGAGATTAGGACCCTCTGCACAAACGATGACTGGTATGTTTTAGATGGAAAGATGTACGAGTTGACACTTCGCCCTATCGAGGGAAACGTCCGTCTTCCGGTTAATTCTTTTCACACCCCTACTTTCACCCCTCATGGATGTCTATGTCTGTATAACTCAAAAGAGTCCCTGTCTTATGTTGTCGAAAGCCTTGAGCGTCTCAGGGAATCGACTCTTGGTCGAAGGGACAGCCAACTGGCGCAGTTGCCAACGTTTCTTCTTTTGGTCACCAAAAGAGGTGTAGGATCATATGTAGACATTGGTGGAGATACTGCCTTAAACCTAATCACACAGGGACAGCAGTGTGCAAGGAGACTGCAATGTAGCTTTTTAGACCCAGCCTCCCCTGGAATGGGCTACGGTCATAACATCAATGAGAACCAAATTAACCAGGTGCTGAGGGGCCTTCTGGATATTAGGAGGAGCACAACCTTTAGTAGCAGTTCCCCACCTCTCCTCACTGAGCCTCCAGGTGTCAGAGACCCTTCACATCACCCAGCCCAAGAGCCTGACCTTCGCATTGTCATGTGCATAATGTGTGGAGATCCCTATGACAATGAACAACTCCTTTCCCCCTTCCTAACGCATCAGCACTGCAGGCCAATGTCAAATAGTGGCACCTCTGTCTTGCTGGAGCAGACAGTTGGTGGACATAAGTTGGCTATAGAGCTTTCTCTACTTTCATACCATGCTTCCTTTAGTCTGAGAAAGAGCAGGTTAGTGCATGGCTATATTGCTGTGTACTCTGTCTGCAGGAAGGCCTCACTAGAGACGCTGTGTGCATTTTTGTGTGAGGTTCAAGACATCATCCCCATTCAGCTGTTGGCTGTAGGAGACAGTCAGGCAGAGCTCAGTGACAGTGACTATGCATGTGAACAGCTCATTCAAGGGGAGGAGTTGGCTCACGAGATTGAGGCGCGCTTCAATACCCTGATTTGTGGATCTGGTGGAGTGGTTGGAGGCCTGCACAGGATAGAGATGTTCCATCCATTTTTCACTGAAGTTATGGAGAAGCGGAACATTGTTGAGGCCACACACATGTATGATAACGTTGCTGAAGCGTGCACCTATGAAAATGTCTACTCCCCACGCTGCAGTTCTCCAAGCCCTGTCACCATGTTCATGGACTCAGAGGATGATGTTGATCCCTCTCCCCCATACTATGATGGAACACTTTCTTCCCATGGCGGGGGATACAACTTGCCTGACTTGGATTCAAGTGACATCTCTGTCATCTCTGATATTAGGGACTTTGAGAACAAGCTCAATAACAAAATGCCCCCTCAAGTGAGAACCAAACCAGGGGTCACCTTTGACTTCCGGAAGGTGAGCCGAAGCCCATACATTGATACACTAGGTCATCGTCGCTCTCTCCCCTCTGCTGTTACATGGGTGCCTGGTGGGGATGTTGGTTATGATCCTTCAGACTATGCTGAACCCATCGATGCTGTTTGCAAACCTCGTCCCAGCAACGAAGAGATCATCTACTCAGTTCCACATGACAGCACTCAAGGCAAAATCATTACCATACGCAACTCCAACAGGATGCACTCTAACGGAAATGGCTCAGATAGTGAAGCAGACAACAGCTCTCTGGAGCGCCGAAGGAAGTTTTCTGCTATTGGAGTAAAGCCTCGCCTGTACCGGGATCGCTCCAAGCGCCTTGGCAAGTTCAGCAGCTTCCGTACGAGCTTCATAGGTAGCGATGATGAGATGGGAGCTCTTCCGAAGTGCAAAGAAGATGACTTTGGGACCTTGAAAAGTGACAGTCTTGTAAATGAGGAGAGTGAGGACCCAAAGAAGAGGAACATTCTGAAGAGCCTCAGACGAACAGCCAAG AAAACAAGACCAAAACCCCGCCCTGCTATTCCTAAGCCCATTGAAAGCTGTTACTTTGGAGTCCCTCTGGCAAATGTGGTGTCCCCAGACAGACCTATCCCACTCTTCATCGAGAAGTGTGTCAGGTTCATTGAGACAACCG GCCTGAACACAGAGGGTTTGTACCGCGTAAGCGGCAACAAGTCAGAGATGGAAAGCATGCAAAGGCAGTTTGAACAGG acCACGGATTAGACCTGGTGGAGAAAGATTTCTCCATAAACACTGTGGCTGGAGCTCTGAAGAGCTTCTGCTCAGAGCTGCCTGAGCCCCTGGTGCCTTGTGCTCTGCAGGTGGAGCTCCTGGACGCTTTCA AAATCAATGACCGCGAACAGAGGCTGTATACCATGAAGGATGTCCTGAGGAAGTTCCCCAAGGAGAATTACGATCTCTTCAGATATGTAGTGAGCCACTTAAACAA GGTGAGCCAGCTGAGTAGGCTGAACTTGATGACCAGTGAAAACTTGTCCATCTGTTTTTGGCCCACCCTCATGAGGCCGGACTTCACCACCATGGACGCTCTGACTGCCACCCGCACCTACCAGACAATCATCGAGACCTTCATCCACCAGTGTGCTTTCTTCTTCTACAACCAGCCCCTCATCGACTCCCCCACCGGGCTGGGAGGCCTCCCCGCCTCTCCCACCACCACGCTCAGCGGTGGCTCTGCCTACTCGTGTTACCGCTCCTCTCCTCCCCACACGGCTGCACACTTCAGCCCCCTGCAGCAGTCTCCCACCACCACCCCGCAGTCCCCCCTGCAGTCCCTGCTCCCCCCCCTGCACCAGCACCCCCACTCCCACCACTCCCCCGCTGAACAGGAGACACTGTGA